GGCCTCCTCTTCGTCACCAGCTTCAACACCGCCAAGGGCACCAATATCCGCACGGACGCCTCCCTGCTGAGGCTGTCCGACCTCATCGAGGAACGCAGCCAGAAGAACGGCGAGCTGGACGAGGCGAACGGGACCCTGCGCGACGACGTGGAGTCGCTGGCCGAGGCCGACGACGGCAGCACGAAGGCCCAGGACGACAAGCTCGCGGGCCTGGAGAAGAACGCGGGCACCCAGAAACTCAAGGGCGAGGCCCTCACGGTCACCCTCAACGACGCCCCGCCGAACGCCACCGCCAAGCTCCCCGGCTACCCGGAACCGCAGCCCGACTACCTCGTCATCCACCAGCAGGACCTCCAGGCCGTGGTGAACGCGCTCTGGCAGGGCGGCGCCCAGGGCATCAAGGTCATGGACCAGCGGCTGATCTCCACCAGCGCCGTCCGCTGCG
The Streptomyces sp. NBC_01485 genome window above contains:
- a CDS encoding DUF881 domain-containing protein, whose amino-acid sequence is MTNSADSSGTDTTDSGSDSVTLSSSGTPDPGRRGRFRPVRVLTVGVFALAGLLFVTSFNTAKGTNIRTDASLLRLSDLIEERSQKNGELDEANGTLRDDVESLAEADDGSTKAQDDKLAGLEKNAGTQKLKGEALTVTLNDAPPNATAKLPGYPEPQPDYLVIHQQDLQAVVNALWQGGAQGIKVMDQRLISTSAVRCVGNTLILQGRVYSPPYKIQAVGDPEKLQQALAEAPAIQNYMVYVNVYGLGWKVTEDGTVTLPGYSGTVDLHYAKPVE